The proteins below are encoded in one region of Sphingomonas sp.:
- a CDS encoding FecR domain-containing protein → MSRASEARDRAAQWIVAREEAGWSDADQAGLDAWLAEADMNRVAFLRLEHSWREADRIRSIGPVMMPATLRQDRDEPSRYRGRPRWLPLAVAASLVCAIGIGWSVSPWSTNGNAVRTASTRYDTDIGGHRIVALSDGSRVELNTASVVRTAFRDAEREVWLDRGEAYFEVAHDRNRPFVVHAGNRQVTVLGTKFSVRRDGDKVTVFVREGRVRVDDVEGARALRSTTITAGDIALARGPATLVTAKSEERVEDALAWRGGMLSFEQERLSDIAAEFNRYNRQKLIVADQAAGGIRIGGMFPASKPGDFVRLLRDAYGLRIEETPEAIRISS, encoded by the coding sequence ATGAGCCGGGCAAGCGAGGCGCGGGATCGAGCGGCGCAATGGATCGTCGCACGGGAGGAAGCGGGCTGGAGCGATGCGGACCAAGCCGGGCTCGACGCGTGGCTCGCCGAAGCGGACATGAACCGTGTCGCGTTCCTCCGGCTCGAGCATAGCTGGCGCGAAGCCGATCGCATCCGCTCGATCGGACCGGTCATGATGCCGGCGACGCTACGCCAGGATCGCGACGAACCTTCGCGCTACCGCGGGCGTCCCCGGTGGCTTCCTCTCGCCGTTGCCGCTTCGCTGGTCTGCGCGATCGGCATCGGGTGGTCCGTGTCTCCCTGGTCGACCAATGGCAATGCCGTCCGAACCGCGAGCACCCGATATGACACGGATATCGGCGGCCACAGGATCGTCGCATTGTCCGACGGCAGTCGGGTCGAGCTCAATACAGCTTCGGTCGTTCGAACCGCGTTCCGTGATGCCGAGCGGGAGGTCTGGCTGGACCGGGGTGAGGCCTATTTCGAAGTCGCGCACGATCGGAACCGGCCGTTTGTCGTTCACGCCGGCAATCGCCAGGTAACCGTGCTCGGTACCAAATTCTCGGTGAGACGGGATGGCGACAAGGTCACCGTGTTTGTTCGGGAAGGCAGGGTCCGGGTCGACGACGTCGAGGGCGCGCGCGCGCTTCGTTCGACTACAATCACCGCCGGCGACATTGCGCTGGCGCGGGGACCGGCCACGCTGGTGACCGCCAAGTCCGAAGAACGGGTCGAAGACGCGCTGGCGTGGCGCGGAGGAATGCTCAGCTTCGAGCAGGAACGGCTGTCCGATATTGCGGCGGAGTTCAACCGCTACAATCGCCAGAAATTGATCGTCGCCGACCAGGCGGCGGGCGGCATCCGCATCGGCGGGATGTTTCCAGCCTCCAAGCCGGGCGACTTCGTGCGGCTGCTGCGCGACGCCTATGGTCTCAGGATCGAGGAAACCCCGGAGGCCATTCGAATTTCGAGCTGA
- a CDS encoding AraC family transcriptional regulator — MTATGDEQIGAAIRNGRVGFPSLNQRIFAPFKLATVIDAVAGRGISPETALDRTGLTLAEVRDPHTLTSIGQYLIACENIVAAGAEFADAFAIGSRLHLSAYGMYGYALMCSPTMRDFFDFAVRYQPLATPTVRLAWRAEGDVAIWHFQEIYRDVMSRDVRTFLVRQQMKMTYTHIRDTAGTDNLPVRALFALDEDAHSAADERELSCPCLYGQEANELHFPIGILDQTPELGNRLTRAMLEETCERLIGQSRISSGLSGEVYQLLLNAPSHFPSMTAIAEQLGLQERTLRRRLAAEDSSYGEIVDDVRRKLAIEYLQTTRMSVDDVAWKVGFSDSANLRRAMRRWTGQTISEVRAGK, encoded by the coding sequence ATGACGGCGACCGGTGACGAGCAGATCGGAGCGGCGATCCGTAATGGTCGAGTCGGTTTCCCGTCGCTCAACCAGCGGATCTTCGCGCCGTTCAAGCTGGCGACGGTGATCGATGCGGTCGCCGGCCGCGGCATTTCCCCGGAAACGGCGCTCGACCGCACGGGGCTGACGCTCGCCGAGGTTCGCGATCCGCACACGCTGACCTCGATCGGCCAATATCTGATCGCCTGCGAGAACATCGTCGCGGCCGGTGCTGAGTTCGCCGACGCCTTCGCGATCGGCTCGCGCCTGCATCTGTCCGCCTATGGGATGTACGGCTATGCGCTGATGTGCTCACCGACCATGCGGGATTTCTTCGATTTCGCCGTGCGCTACCAGCCGCTGGCCACGCCCACCGTGCGGCTGGCATGGCGCGCGGAAGGCGATGTCGCGATTTGGCATTTCCAGGAAATCTACCGCGACGTGATGAGCCGCGACGTCCGCACCTTTCTCGTCCGGCAGCAGATGAAGATGACCTACACGCATATTCGCGACACCGCCGGAACCGATAATCTCCCGGTCCGCGCCCTGTTCGCGCTGGACGAAGATGCGCACAGCGCAGCGGACGAGCGCGAACTTTCCTGTCCATGTCTGTACGGGCAGGAGGCGAATGAACTCCATTTTCCGATCGGCATCCTCGACCAGACCCCTGAGCTGGGCAACCGGCTGACCCGGGCGATGCTGGAGGAAACATGCGAGCGGCTCATCGGCCAGTCGAGGATATCGTCAGGCCTGTCGGGTGAAGTTTACCAGTTGCTGCTGAATGCCCCCAGCCATTTCCCGTCGATGACCGCGATCGCCGAGCAACTGGGGTTGCAGGAGCGGACCTTGCGCCGCCGCCTGGCGGCTGAGGATTCGAGCTATGGCGAGATCGTCGACGATGTCCGCCGCAAGCTGGCGATCGAATATCTGCAGACGACCCGGATGAGCGTGGACGACGTCGCCTGGAAGGTGGGATTCAGCGACAGCGCGAACCTACGCCGGGCGATGCGGCGGTGGACCGGGCAAACGATCAGCGAGGTCCGCGCAGGCAAATAA
- a CDS encoding TonB-dependent receptor, producing MLAAPAVVQAQTADAGDQAKESTAEADTEIVVTGTSIRGIPPTGSGLISVSREDAKLIGAASTPELLATVPQLNSFNTAPRTSNAGLGSFAPGLRGLPAAATLPLMNGHRLISGSTQQTNPDYPFLPELAIERIEIVADGASAIYGSDAVAGVVNFITRKRVSGLEANVRYGMADDYHAFNAGAIFGQNWNGGSLVVAYQYLENSNITGADRSYRSLDFRGVGGVDTRATVCPDANVNLFAGTIYAAPGLAPGTNTCDPRGPVDLLPENRTHSVFGSLRQQLSSAVTLWADVLYSDRKDTVQAALPGQTFVLITAANPFFRAPPGTGSLFGYFDFRPDRLAGADHFDQTFAVRSGNATGGVDIALPGDFKASIYGSYNWSRNDTFQPGINTTALTAAAAGTTAATALDPFGTRTSPAVVAAILDNPTTFTNRQRTRIGALKIDGPLASLPGGDVKVAIGAEYRRETYMQRGQSGGVGFPENLDRDVQSLYGELFVPLVGEGNAGPMARSLTLSLSGRYDHYSDFGSTTNPKIGLTWEPVAGVNLRGSYGRSFRAPGLRDLGSTVGSYYSAAALVDAFGARDPSRGAAQVNTILLYGGNQSLKPETARTWSAGVDLRPAFAPNLTASVTFYDIKYDDVIGTPSGLGALLFSDPTFASRVIRNPSASQVSGAIANTVPFFFTFAAVPAIGNILDLRQGNFGVRKTNGIDFDVRYHKAVGFGSIFGGIAGNYILNYSNRLSPTSAESNSLEAGIPRTTLRTTLGFTAGPVTFVNFVNHRSGVKASYATPTGSSLYASKGYTTVDLRLSVRLPDIGFAKGIDLGLQVNDLFDAKPPFFPGTDGIGGAYNPIGRYAAVSLRTAF from the coding sequence ATGCTGGCCGCACCGGCCGTGGTTCAGGCGCAGACAGCCGACGCAGGCGATCAAGCCAAAGAGAGCACCGCCGAAGCCGATACCGAAATCGTCGTCACCGGCACCAGCATCCGCGGCATTCCGCCAACGGGTTCCGGCCTGATCAGCGTATCGCGCGAAGACGCCAAACTGATCGGCGCCGCCAGCACCCCCGAATTGCTGGCGACCGTGCCCCAGCTCAACAGCTTCAACACCGCTCCCCGCACCAGTAATGCCGGTCTCGGCTCGTTCGCGCCGGGCCTGCGCGGCCTGCCGGCCGCCGCCACTCTACCGCTGATGAACGGGCATCGCCTCATCTCCGGCAGCACCCAGCAGACCAACCCCGACTATCCGTTCCTGCCCGAACTCGCGATCGAGCGGATCGAAATCGTCGCCGATGGCGCCTCGGCAATCTATGGATCGGACGCTGTTGCCGGCGTGGTCAACTTCATCACCCGCAAGCGCGTCTCCGGGCTGGAAGCCAATGTCCGCTACGGCATGGCGGACGATTATCACGCCTTCAACGCCGGTGCGATCTTCGGCCAGAACTGGAACGGCGGCTCGCTCGTGGTCGCCTATCAATATCTTGAGAACAGCAACATCACCGGCGCGGATCGCAGCTATCGTTCGCTCGATTTCCGCGGGGTCGGCGGCGTCGATACCCGCGCCACCGTCTGCCCCGATGCCAATGTCAATCTGTTTGCCGGGACGATCTACGCCGCGCCCGGCCTGGCGCCCGGCACCAACACCTGCGATCCGCGCGGCCCGGTCGATCTGCTGCCGGAGAATCGCACCCACAGCGTCTTCGGTTCGCTGCGGCAGCAGCTCTCCAGCGCGGTCACCCTATGGGCCGACGTCCTCTATTCGGACCGCAAGGATACGGTCCAGGCAGCGTTGCCTGGCCAGACCTTCGTCCTGATCACCGCCGCCAACCCGTTCTTCCGCGCACCGCCAGGCACCGGGTCGCTGTTCGGCTATTTCGACTTCCGCCCCGACCGGCTGGCCGGCGCCGATCATTTCGACCAGACCTTCGCGGTACGCAGCGGCAATGCCACCGGCGGCGTCGACATCGCGCTGCCGGGCGATTTCAAGGCAAGCATCTACGGCTCCTATAATTGGTCGCGCAACGACACGTTCCAGCCGGGCATCAATACTACGGCGCTGACCGCCGCCGCCGCCGGCACCACGGCAGCGACGGCGCTAGACCCGTTCGGCACCCGCACCAGCCCCGCCGTGGTCGCCGCCATCCTCGATAATCCCACCACGTTCACCAACCGCCAGCGCACCCGCATCGGCGCGCTGAAGATCGACGGACCGCTGGCAAGCCTCCCGGGCGGCGATGTGAAGGTGGCGATTGGCGCCGAATATCGCCGCGAAACCTATATGCAGCGCGGCCAGAGCGGCGGGGTCGGCTTCCCCGAAAATCTCGATCGCGATGTCCAGTCGCTCTATGGCGAACTGTTCGTGCCGCTGGTCGGCGAAGGCAATGCCGGACCGATGGCGCGGAGCCTCACTCTGTCGCTATCGGGCCGCTACGATCATTATAGCGACTTCGGCTCCACGACCAATCCGAAGATCGGCCTCACCTGGGAGCCGGTCGCGGGCGTGAACTTGCGGGGCAGCTATGGCCGCTCGTTCCGGGCACCGGGTCTGCGCGACCTCGGCTCGACCGTCGGCTCCTATTATTCCGCGGCCGCGCTGGTCGATGCGTTCGGCGCGCGCGACCCTTCGCGCGGGGCGGCACAGGTCAACACGATCCTGCTGTACGGGGGCAACCAGTCGCTCAAGCCCGAGACGGCGCGCACCTGGTCGGCCGGTGTCGATCTGCGGCCGGCATTCGCGCCGAACCTGACCGCGAGCGTCACCTTCTACGACATCAAATATGACGATGTGATCGGCACACCGTCAGGGCTCGGCGCATTGCTGTTCAGCGATCCGACCTTCGCCTCGCGGGTAATCCGCAATCCATCGGCGTCGCAGGTGAGCGGCGCGATCGCCAACACCGTCCCGTTCTTCTTTACCTTCGCCGCAGTGCCGGCGATCGGCAACATCCTTGATCTGCGCCAGGGCAATTTCGGGGTACGGAAGACCAACGGGATCGATTTCGATGTGCGCTACCATAAGGCCGTCGGCTTCGGGTCGATCTTCGGCGGGATCGCCGGCAACTATATCCTGAACTATAGCAACCGCCTGTCGCCGACATCGGCGGAGAGCAATTCGCTGGAAGCCGGCATTCCGCGTACGACCCTGCGCACCACGCTCGGCTTCACCGCAGGGCCGGTCACCTTCGTCAACTTCGTCAATCATCGCAGCGGCGTGAAGGCGTCCTATGCGACGCCGACCGGATCGAGCCTGTACGCGTCCAAGGGCTACACGACGGTGGATCTGCGCCTGTCGGTGCGCCTGCCCGATATCGGCTTTGCCAAGGGCATCGATCTGGGACTGCAGGTGAACGACCTGTTCGACGCCAAGCCGCCCTTCTTCCCGGGCACCGACGGCATCGGCGGCGCCTATAACCCGATCGGCCGCTACGCCGCGGTCAGCCTGCGGACGGCCTTCTAA
- a CDS encoding MFS transporter, with amino-acid sequence MATHQGNASGGKRGFVLGMLCFVYVLNFLDRQLVSILAKPIQDGLKITDSQLGYVTGFYFALFYCFIAIPVGWLADRSNRVKILSFACGLWSGATVACGLAGSYGQLIAARMAVGIGEAGGVPPSYAIISDTFPREKRGTAMGIFNLGPPFGSALGVAFGASLAAAYDWRVPFYLVGAVGIVTAILVYFLVPEPVRGRFDPAPVSTAAPGPSFGQAIAGFFGNRLLALAALASGAANFITYGLSNFATLLLMREKGMTLDQVAIWYALAVGLGMGTGIFVSGKLIDRFATRNKAAYATIPAASLVLALPFFLGFAAADRWEVALALLFVPLFLNSFFLPATVTFVQCEVDPGARVISGALLLLVMNLVGLGLGPTFVGMASDFFRPEYGAHSLRMAFYALAPMYLIAALLFLWLAKSIKRSAQ; translated from the coding sequence ATGGCGACACATCAAGGGAACGCCAGCGGCGGCAAGCGCGGGTTCGTGCTCGGCATGCTGTGCTTCGTCTACGTCCTGAATTTCCTCGATCGCCAGCTGGTGTCGATCCTGGCCAAGCCGATCCAGGACGGGCTGAAGATCACCGACAGCCAGCTCGGCTACGTCACCGGATTCTATTTCGCTCTCTTCTATTGCTTCATCGCCATCCCCGTCGGCTGGCTCGCCGATCGCAGCAACCGGGTGAAGATCCTGTCGTTCGCCTGCGGCCTGTGGAGCGGCGCGACCGTCGCCTGCGGATTGGCCGGGAGTTACGGCCAGCTCATCGCCGCTCGCATGGCAGTCGGCATCGGTGAGGCGGGCGGCGTTCCGCCTTCCTACGCGATCATTTCCGATACCTTCCCCCGCGAGAAGCGCGGCACCGCGATGGGCATCTTCAACCTCGGGCCGCCGTTCGGCTCGGCGCTCGGCGTCGCCTTCGGGGCGTCGCTCGCAGCCGCCTATGACTGGCGCGTGCCCTTCTACCTTGTCGGCGCGGTCGGGATCGTCACCGCCATCCTCGTCTATTTCCTCGTCCCCGAGCCCGTGCGCGGCCGTTTCGATCCCGCGCCGGTCTCCACAGCAGCGCCCGGACCGAGCTTCGGCCAGGCGATCGCCGGCTTCTTCGGCAATCGCCTGCTCGCCCTCGCCGCGCTGGCCAGCGGCGCCGCCAATTTCATCACCTATGGGCTCAGCAACTTCGCCACGCTGTTACTGATGCGCGAAAAGGGCATGACGCTCGATCAGGTCGCGATCTGGTATGCTCTGGCGGTCGGGCTGGGAATGGGGACCGGAATCTTCGTCTCGGGCAAGCTCATCGATCGCTTCGCCACCCGCAACAAGGCGGCATATGCGACGATCCCGGCAGCATCGTTGGTACTCGCCTTGCCGTTCTTCCTCGGCTTCGCGGCGGCAGACCGCTGGGAGGTCGCGCTCGCTTTGCTGTTCGTGCCGCTGTTCCTCAATTCCTTCTTCCTCCCCGCCACCGTCACCTTCGTCCAATGCGAGGTCGATCCCGGCGCCCGCGTGATATCAGGCGCCCTGCTGCTGCTGGTGATGAACCTGGTCGGGCTCGGGCTTGGACCGACCTTTGTCGGCATGGCGAGCGATTTCTTCCGCCCGGAATATGGCGCACATTCGCTCAGGATGGCCTTTTACGCACTGGCGCCGATGTATCTGATCGCCGCGCTGCTGTTCCTGTGGCTCGCCAAGTCGATCAAGCGAAGCGCCCAATGA
- a CDS encoding acetoacetate--CoA ligase yields the protein MTLASASVQAAAPVAQIRLYRDWLKHTHQRDFATYEDLHRWSVEDLDGFWRSIWDYDRIESPTAFTAVLSDDAMPGARWFDGAQVNYARHVFRHVAAADEAGQPAIVAMDERGNTITLSWAELRRQSASLALELRSRGIGRGDRVAAYLPNIPAAVIGLLACASLGAIWTLCSPDMGINAVLDRWRQTQPKALIAIDGVFYAGKAMDRSATVAELARQLPSIETIVIVASGFGESAVPGAIAFEQAIARDDDTVAVFEPEWLPFDHPLWILYSSGTTGLPKPIVHGHGGVLLATAGGRLHFDLGPSYSANNLGDRFHWFSASGWVMWNIQVGGLLSGTTICLFEGSPSGTKAKPDWTRLWTFAARSGVTWFGAGAAFFASCRKAGIDIAAIDGIDRIRALGSTGSPLPPDVQRWGSAQFATLGRPDIWWCNVSGGTEIAAAFMAGNPELPDTPGRLQCRHLGAAIEAWDEQRTPVIGEVGELVCTRPFPSMPLYFWGDDDDSRYRQSYFESWPGVWRHGDWLTIGSDGSCTISGRSDATINRHGVRMGTAEIYAAVEHLEQVADTMLIDLEGEAGDSRLILFVVPAEGVPVDAAMETAVATAIRTSLSPRFVPDVLIAAPGIPRTLSGKKQELPVKRLFAGWPVAKVVSADATATPELLPWYIEQAQRWQSGTHRKG from the coding sequence ATGACCCTTGCCAGTGCCAGCGTACAAGCAGCGGCGCCCGTCGCGCAGATCCGCCTGTATCGCGACTGGCTGAAGCATACGCATCAACGCGATTTTGCGACCTACGAGGACCTGCATCGCTGGTCGGTGGAGGATCTCGATGGCTTCTGGCGCAGCATCTGGGACTATGACCGGATCGAATCGCCGACCGCGTTCACGGCGGTACTGAGCGACGACGCCATGCCGGGCGCGCGCTGGTTTGACGGTGCCCAGGTCAACTATGCCCGCCATGTGTTCCGCCATGTCGCGGCGGCGGACGAAGCGGGCCAGCCCGCGATCGTCGCCATGGACGAACGCGGCAATACCATCACGCTGAGCTGGGCCGAACTGCGTCGTCAATCGGCATCGCTGGCGCTCGAACTCCGGTCGCGTGGCATTGGCCGGGGAGACCGTGTCGCCGCATATCTGCCCAATATCCCCGCCGCCGTGATCGGCCTTCTGGCCTGTGCGAGCCTCGGAGCGATCTGGACCCTGTGCTCGCCCGACATGGGCATCAACGCGGTGCTCGACCGGTGGCGCCAGACCCAGCCCAAGGCGCTGATCGCAATCGATGGCGTCTTCTATGCCGGCAAGGCGATGGACCGCAGCGCCACCGTCGCCGAACTCGCCAGGCAACTCCCCAGCATCGAGACGATCGTCATCGTCGCCAGCGGCTTTGGCGAGAGCGCGGTGCCCGGCGCGATCGCTTTCGAACAAGCGATTGCGCGCGACGACGATACCGTCGCGGTCTTCGAGCCCGAATGGCTGCCCTTCGACCACCCGCTATGGATCCTCTATTCGAGCGGCACCACCGGCCTGCCCAAGCCGATCGTCCATGGCCATGGCGGCGTATTGCTCGCAACCGCGGGCGGACGGCTGCATTTCGACCTTGGTCCCAGCTATTCGGCTAACAATCTCGGTGATCGCTTCCACTGGTTCAGCGCCAGCGGCTGGGTGATGTGGAACATACAGGTCGGCGGTCTGCTCAGCGGCACCACCATCTGCCTGTTCGAAGGCTCGCCCAGCGGCACCAAGGCAAAACCCGACTGGACCCGGCTCTGGACCTTCGCAGCGCGCAGCGGCGTCACCTGGTTCGGCGCCGGCGCCGCCTTTTTCGCCAGCTGCCGCAAGGCCGGCATCGACATTGCCGCAATCGACGGGATCGATCGCATTCGCGCCCTTGGCAGCACCGGATCGCCACTCCCGCCGGACGTCCAGCGCTGGGGATCGGCGCAATTCGCCACGCTTGGCCGACCGGATATCTGGTGGTGCAACGTCAGTGGCGGCACCGAGATCGCCGCCGCCTTCATGGCCGGCAATCCCGAATTGCCCGACACGCCCGGCCGGCTGCAATGCCGACATCTCGGCGCCGCGATCGAGGCGTGGGACGAGCAGCGCACGCCGGTGATCGGCGAGGTGGGCGAATTGGTCTGCACTCGCCCCTTCCCCAGCATGCCGCTCTATTTCTGGGGCGATGACGATGACAGCCGTTATCGGCAATCCTATTTCGAGAGCTGGCCCGGCGTCTGGCGGCATGGCGATTGGCTGACGATCGGCAGCGATGGCAGCTGCACTATTTCGGGCCGCAGCGACGCGACGATCAACCGGCATGGCGTCCGCATGGGCACCGCCGAAATCTACGCCGCCGTCGAGCATCTGGAACAAGTCGCCGACACCATGCTCATCGATCTGGAAGGCGAAGCGGGCGACAGCAGGCTGATCCTGTTCGTCGTGCCCGCCGAGGGTGTGCCCGTCGACGCGGCGATGGAGACAGCGGTGGCGACGGCGATCCGCACCAGCCTGTCGCCGCGCTTCGTGCCCGATGTGCTGATCGCCGCGCCTGGCATTCCACGCACGCTGTCGGGCAAGAAGCAGGAACTGCCGGTCAAGCGGCTGTTCGCCGGCTGGCCCGTCGCCAAGGTCGTCAGCGCCGATGCCACCGCCACGCCCGAACTCCTGCCCTGGTATATCGAGCAGGCCCAGCGCTGGCAGAGCGGAACGCACAGGAAGGGATGA
- a CDS encoding tannase/feruloyl esterase family alpha/beta hydrolase codes for MKRSQNAAILAALAIGCVVPSEAMASGQTPAEAKCATLAALKLPDTTISSAAVVPAKPAESTIAGEVPGYRSFCRVVARVRAAPDSDIGVEIWLPVEGWTGVFHGNGSGGFAGVFALGYAGMADGLRRGFATATTDAGTAPATPLEGDALIGQPRKWRDWGRLATHVMTQAGKAITKAFYGQGAKRSYYTGCSTGGQQGLIEALHYPADYDGILVGAPVMNRTWGHAAVLWDYAAAHRTPASLLSDAKLKLLNKTAIASCWRQGHAFAGDRFISDPMRCKFDPAILQCKGAASDSCLTDPEIATARAFYSGPTDRDGKQTYFGWLPGSEMPDTFGWSFLQKPINDQPPFGALFKWVFGTGWDWKGFDFDRDMPVVDAQLDPVVNDATRGSLADFAARGGKLIVFHGLADTLVAPGQSVAFFDRHSAQMGGAGKLADSARLFLAPGMMHCGGGTGPDSFNATLGIPPRPPSDDASHDLFSSLIAWSEKGAAPDRIIATKFASDDLGKIDMQRPLCPYPQRAVYRGFGSTASAANFRCEAPGNR; via the coding sequence ATGAAGCGCAGTCAGAACGCCGCCATCCTTGCCGCGCTCGCGATCGGGTGCGTGGTTCCGAGCGAAGCGATGGCATCCGGCCAGACGCCGGCGGAAGCGAAATGCGCCACCCTTGCCGCCCTGAAGCTGCCCGACACGACAATCTCCAGCGCCGCCGTGGTGCCGGCCAAGCCCGCCGAGTCAACGATCGCGGGCGAGGTGCCGGGCTATCGCAGCTTCTGCCGCGTCGTCGCCCGTGTCCGCGCCGCACCCGATTCGGACATCGGCGTCGAAATCTGGTTGCCGGTCGAGGGCTGGACCGGCGTGTTCCATGGCAATGGCAGCGGCGGCTTCGCTGGCGTCTTCGCGCTCGGCTATGCCGGCATGGCCGATGGGCTGCGGCGCGGCTTTGCCACCGCGACCACCGATGCCGGCACCGCTCCCGCCACGCCGCTCGAAGGCGATGCGCTGATCGGCCAGCCGCGCAAATGGCGCGACTGGGGCCGGCTGGCGACGCATGTCATGACGCAGGCCGGCAAGGCCATCACCAAGGCCTTTTACGGCCAGGGCGCCAAGCGATCCTATTACACCGGCTGCTCGACCGGCGGGCAACAGGGACTGATCGAGGCGCTCCATTATCCCGCCGACTATGACGGCATCCTTGTCGGCGCACCGGTGATGAACCGGACCTGGGGCCATGCCGCGGTGCTATGGGATTACGCCGCGGCCCATCGCACCCCCGCCAGCCTGTTGTCCGATGCCAAGCTGAAGCTGCTCAACAAGACGGCGATCGCCAGCTGCTGGCGCCAGGGCCACGCGTTCGCCGGCGACCGCTTCATTTCCGATCCGATGCGCTGCAAGTTCGACCCCGCAATCCTCCAGTGCAAGGGCGCCGCGTCGGACAGCTGCCTGACCGATCCCGAGATCGCCACCGCCCGCGCTTTCTATTCCGGCCCGACCGACCGCGATGGCAAGCAAACCTATTTCGGCTGGCTGCCGGGCAGCGAGATGCCCGACACCTTCGGCTGGTCCTTCCTGCAAAAGCCGATCAACGATCAGCCGCCGTTCGGCGCGCTGTTCAAATGGGTATTCGGCACCGGCTGGGACTGGAAGGGGTTCGATTTCGACCGCGACATGCCGGTCGTCGATGCGCAGCTCGATCCGGTCGTCAACGATGCGACGCGCGGCAGCCTGGCGGATTTCGCCGCGCGTGGCGGCAAGCTGATTGTCTTTCACGGCCTTGCCGACACGCTGGTCGCCCCGGGCCAGTCGGTCGCATTCTTCGACCGTCACTCGGCGCAGATGGGTGGCGCCGGCAAGCTGGCGGACAGCGCGCGCCTGTTCCTGGCACCGGGCATGATGCATTGCGGCGGCGGCACCGGCCCGGATTCGTTCAACGCCACGCTGGGCATACCGCCTCGCCCGCCGTCGGACGATGCCAGCCATGACCTGTTCTCCTCGCTGATCGCCTGGAGCGAAAAAGGCGCGGCACCCGATCGCATCATCGCCACGAAATTCGCGAGCGACGATCTGGGCAAAATCGATATGCAGCGGCCGCTCTGCCCCTATCCGCAACGCGCGGTCTATCGCGGGTTCGGATCGACTGCCTCAGCTGCAAATTTCCGCTGCGAAGCGCCTGGCAATCGTTGA
- a CDS encoding RNA polymerase sigma factor, whose protein sequence is MIEQDKLDEWFRREVLPLERSLTHFVRRNWRVDDDVMDLTHDIYELAYSGARTGLPANTRNYVFTVARNHLINRAKRARIVSFELVADLETLDRGADLFDTERHLMARDAIRHVQAGFEKLTPRVREILWLRKVEGLNVRETADRLGIGRDAVNHQVMMGMKALADHMLGGAGQIVRRRYAARRNRSES, encoded by the coding sequence ATGATCGAACAGGACAAGCTGGATGAGTGGTTTCGGCGAGAGGTGTTGCCTCTCGAACGGTCGCTCACGCACTTCGTCCGGCGGAACTGGAGGGTGGATGACGACGTGATGGATCTCACGCACGACATCTATGAACTCGCATATTCCGGAGCGAGGACCGGCCTGCCCGCGAACACGCGCAACTATGTGTTCACCGTTGCGCGCAACCACCTGATCAACCGCGCCAAGCGCGCGCGGATCGTCTCGTTTGAACTGGTTGCCGACCTCGAGACCCTGGACCGTGGCGCGGACCTGTTCGACACCGAGCGGCACCTGATGGCGCGCGACGCGATCCGCCACGTCCAAGCTGGTTTCGAGAAGCTGACGCCACGCGTGCGCGAGATTCTCTGGCTGCGCAAGGTCGAAGGCCTCAACGTGCGAGAGACCGCAGACCGCCTCGGAATCGGTAGGGACGCGGTCAACCACCAGGTCATGATGGGAATGAAGGCGCTGGCCGATCACATGCTGGGCGGCGCCGGTCAAATCGTTCGCCGCCGATACGCTGCGCGGCGCAATCGGAGCGAGTCATGA